Proteins encoded together in one Telopea speciosissima isolate NSW1024214 ecotype Mountain lineage chromosome 6, Tspe_v1, whole genome shotgun sequence window:
- the LOC122664075 gene encoding uncharacterized protein LOC122664075, translating into MLVLRTSSKRQRRPNVRLVEIGDVSAALSHQAQVNLEEKKWENEPKETVLVPNGGFSGQMSPGLLVSDPSASQKSSVDLLHNRENRNPNSSKLSSELVVLGEAGASKPVVDFGIVTRKGRLMKRRGRSMISGSGVTNRSWNCIVTSEVNNENGIGHRGNDFVGPTTNTFYDVYTVNGFKDSSGRENSDASKEGHENECFEPISAVQVFGDQNEFWTREASVEGDTLYSDDGPCVNPNSGAEYDKRGVGGSVVNCVRTWLEELGFAQYAGIFEMHEVDKEALPLLTFEDLKEMGINTVGPRRKIYTAIQHLREGGGVAV; encoded by the coding sequence atGCTGGTTCTCAGAACGAGTTCAAAGAGGCAGAGGCGCCCAAATGTTAGGTTAGTAGAGATTGGAGACGTTTCGGCGGCTTTGTCTCATCAAGCTCAGGTGAATttggaagagaagaaatgggaAAATGAGCCGAAAGAAACAGTTTTAGTGCCGAATGGTGGGTTTTCTGGGCAGATGTCACCGGGATTATTGGTTTCGGACCCTAGTGCATCTCAGAAGTCTTCGGTTGATTTGCTGCACAACAGAGAgaatagaaaccctaattcttcGAAATTGTCTTCCGAGTTGGTGGTTTTGGGTGAAGCTGGTGCTTCTAAACCTGTGGTGGATTTCGGAATTGTAACGAGGAAGGGCAGGCTCATGAAGCGAAGGGGGCGGAGCATGATTTCTGGCAGTGGTGTCACCAATAGGTCCTGGAATTGCATAGTTACTTCTGAAGTTAACAATGAAAATGGAATAGGGCACAGAGGCAATGATTTTGTTGGTCCAACAACAAATACATTTTATGATGTTTACACTGTCAATGGCTTTAAGGATTCTTCAGGTCGTGAAAATTCTGATGCAAGCAAAGAAGGCCATGAGAATGAGTGTTTTGAACCCATTTCAGCTGTGCAGGTGTTCGGTGATCAGAATGAGTTTTGGACAAGGGAAGCTAGTGTAGAAGGTGATACCTTGTATTCAGACGATGGTCCCTGTGTAAACCCCAATTCTGGTGCTGAATATGACAAGAGGGGAGTTGGTGGTAGTGTTGTAAATTGTGTTAGGACATGGCTGGAggagctagggtttgcccagtatgCAGGAATATTTGAAATGCATGAAGTGGACAAGGAGGCATTGCCGTTACTCACCTTTGAAGATCTCAAAGAGATGGGTATAAATACTGTTGGGCCACGGAGAAAGATTTACACTGCAATTCAGCATCtaagggaaggaggaggagtTGCTGTTTGA